In the Mycolicibacter minnesotensis genome, AGGCGCAGTACGGCATGTTGTGGAACAACGCCAAGCTGCACACCCCCGAACGGCGGAAAGTCTGGCTCGCGTGTCCTGAGCACCGGGACTATTTCCGCGACTATCTGTCGTCGCGCGGTCTGTTCCGGGAACAGGTGCCGGTGGAAGATCTGCCGCGCCGTGCCGAGTCGTGACCCCGGCGCGCCGTGATCGGTGTTTGACCGGCTCCCGGCGTGCGCAGATGATGAGGAGATGCGCCGACTGCTCAGTTCGTTCAGCGCTGCGCTGTGCACAGTTGCCGCGGCCCTGACCTCGGCACCGGGAGCCCAAGCCGACGTGGCGCCGTGGTTTGCCTCCTCGGTCGGCAACGCCAGCCAGGTGATTTCGGTGGTGGGGGTAGGCGGTTCGGACGCCAAGATGGACGTCTACCAGCGCGGTGCCACAGGCTGGCAGCCAGTGGCCGCCGGAATTCCGACGCACGTCGGTTCGGCGGGCATGGCAGCCAAGGCGAAGAGCGGCTACCCGGCAACACCGATGGGCGTCTTCACCCTGCCGTACGCGTTCGGCACCGCGCCCAACCCCGGCGGCGGGCTGCAGTACGTGCAGGTCGGTTCCGACCATTGGTGGGATGGCGATGACCACAGTCCGACCTTCAACACCATGCAGGTCTGCAAGAAGGCGCAGTGCACGTTCGACACCAGCGAGAGCGAAAACCTCGAGATTCCGCAGTACAAGCACGCTGTGGTGATGGGGGTCAATGCCGCCCGCACGCCCGGTGACGGCGCCGGCTTCTTCTTTCACACCACCGACGGCGGTCCGACCGCGGGTTGTGTGGCCATCGACGACGCCAAGCTGGTGCAGATCATCCAGTGGTTGCGCCCCGGCGCCGTGATGGCGATCGCGAAGTAGTCCTCAGGCCTGCTCGGCTAGCTCCTCCCGCGTCCGCGTTGCAGGTAGTGGGCGACCATCTCGATCAACACCCGCCGTTCGGCCTGCCAGTCGACGGGCCCGCCCATGATCATCTGCGCCAGCACGATGCCCCGCAAAGCTGCCCAGATCACCTCGGCCACACCGGCATCGGCAGGGTCATCGGAGACCAGTCGCCCCAGCTGGTTGATGGCAGCGTTGGCCTGCAGCAGGTGTTCGAGGGACTGCTCGCCCAGACGTCCGCGGGTGGCCCGCAGAATCTCGAACGCGGCCAGCGAGGTCGGGCTGGCGTAGCAGCGCCATGCGGTGTCCACCACGGCCTCAATGCGTTGCCGCAGGCCCAGCTCGCCGACATCGACGGCGGACAGGCTCGTCAGTAGCTCGGTCACGCCGTCGTCGACGACGGCCATCAGCAGGCCGTTGCGGTCGCCGAAGTGATATTGGATGACCCCCCATGTGACCCCGGCCCGCTCGGCTACGTGCTTGGCGGTCGCCGCACCGAATCCCTCGTCGGTGATGCAGCGCACCGTCTCGTCGATGATGCGGGCGCGGGTGTCGTCGCCGCGCTTGCGGGGCGCGCTGGTCCGCCGGGTGGGCCCGGTCGGCCGAACAGAACCAGCGGAAGAAGTCATTGTTGACTTTATAACATAGACAGAACTATTTTTTGGGCGTGACCGAATCCAGGTATGCGTCGCTGTCGCGCGACGAGTTGGCTGTGCTGGTGCCCGAACTGCTCCTGATCGGACACATGATCGACCGCTCCGGAATGGCTTGGTGCATCTCGGAGTTCGGCCGTGAAGAGATGGTGCAGATCGCGATCGAGGAGTGGGCGGGCTCAAGCCCCATCTACACCCGGCGCATGCAGCGGGCGCTGGGCTACACCGGCACCGATGTGTTCACCATCTTCAAAGGCCTGCAGTTCGACATCGGCTCGCCGCCGCAGTTCATGGACTTCCGCTTCACCGTTCACGACCGCTGGAACGGCGAATTCGAGCTGGCCAGCTGCGGCGCGCTGATCGACGTGGAGCCCATGGGTCACGACTACATCTTCGGCATGTGCCACACCATCGAAGACCCGACCTTCGATGCCACCGCGGTGGCCACCAATGTCCACGCGCAGTGCCGCCCGGTGCACCGGCCGCCCCGCACGCCCGCCGACCGGCAACCGCACTGCCACTGGACGGTCATCATCGACGAGTCCTACCCCCCGGCCCAGCCGATTCCCGCATTGGCCGTGATCAGCGAAACCCGGGCCGCAACGTGGGAACTCAGCGACATCGACTCCCGAGACGAGGGCCTGGCCGACTACAGCGGACCGCTGCTGACCGACGTCGACTTCACCGCTTTCTCGCATTCGGCGCTGGTCCGCATCGCCGACGAAGTCTGTCTGCAGATGCACCTGCTCTACCTTTCCTTTGCCCTGGCGGTGCGTGCCCGGGCCAGCTCCGACGAGCTGGCCGCATCGGTGGGCCGGCGGCAGCTCACCGGACTGGCCGGTCTGGGCGCCCAGCGCATCAAGAACGCGATGAAGCTTTCGGCAGATATCGAGGGGGCGCTGCGCACCTTCGAGCTGCACCCGCTGCTCAATCCGATCGGCTACGTGCGGGCCGACTTCGGTCAGGACACCATTTCGGTGCACCACTCGCCCGCGCATGACGACGGCGCCTGGATCACGTTGTGTTCGCCGCAAGACCTCAAGCCCTTGCAGGCCATCGCCACCGCGGTCAACCCGCTGCTACGGGTGGAGGTCGAGGGCACCGACGACACCTGGACACTCCGGCTCACCGAAGTCGACGCCGAGGCCAAGGAACTTCCCGAGGTGATGGTGACCAAAGTCAGCACCGGCGCGGATTTCGTGTTCCGCACCCGCACCTCGCTGCCGTTGACCGTGGTGTGAATCGGCTGATAGCCGCCCGCCCGCCGGTGTGTCGGGGATCCTGGACGGTGTGGCCCCGCCTAGGGTGAGGGCCATTCCAGCCGTTGTCGATCCAAGGTAGTCAGCTATGTATGACCCGCAGGAT is a window encoding:
- a CDS encoding TetR/AcrR family transcriptional regulator; its protein translation is MTSSAGSVRPTGPTRRTSAPRKRGDDTRARIIDETVRCITDEGFGAATAKHVAERAGVTWGVIQYHFGDRNGLLMAVVDDGVTELLTSLSAVDVGELGLRQRIEAVVDTAWRCYASPTSLAAFEILRATRGRLGEQSLEHLLQANAAINQLGRLVSDDPADAGVAEVIWAALRGIVLAQMIMGGPVDWQAERRVLIEMVAHYLQRGRGRS
- a CDS encoding L,D-transpeptidase family protein — its product is MRRLLSSFSAALCTVAAALTSAPGAQADVAPWFASSVGNASQVISVVGVGGSDAKMDVYQRGATGWQPVAAGIPTHVGSAGMAAKAKSGYPATPMGVFTLPYAFGTAPNPGGGLQYVQVGSDHWWDGDDHSPTFNTMQVCKKAQCTFDTSESENLEIPQYKHAVVMGVNAARTPGDGAGFFFHTTDGGPTAGCVAIDDAKLVQIIQWLRPGAVMAIAK